A window of the Methanobrevibacter sp. TMH8 genome harbors these coding sequences:
- a CDS encoding DNA-directed RNA polymerase subunit A' — protein MKGIIKQISQINFGLMSPEDIRKMSVTKIETPDTYDEDGYPIENGLMDPHLGVIDPSLRCRACGAKGGECQGHFGSIDLARPVIHVGFGDTIHKILRSTCNSCGRILLTDSEIVDYKARIDALKENEESINDLIKEIYTLARRDKCPHCEEEQEDIKIDKPISIIEGDYKLTPSEVREKLEKITDDDAYVLGVNPEVARPEWMVLTVLPVPPVTVRPSITLETGERSEDDLTHKLVDILRINQRLVENMEAGAPQLIVEDLWELLQYHVTTYFDNEASGVPPARHRSGRPLKTLAQRLKGKEGRFRSNLSGKRVNFSARTVISPDPNISINEVGVPEMIAKEVTVPVHVNDWNIDEIKEHINNGPDVHPGANYVIRLDGRKIRVYDETKEAILEMLEPGFVVERHLKDGDIVLFNRQPSLHRMSMMAHEVKVLPYKTFRLNLCVCPPYNADFDGDEMNMHVFQTDESRAEAKSLMRVQEHILSPRFGGPIIGAIHDHISGAYLLTRTGSTFTEEQAFQIIRKAKLPIPKRKNRDWEGKELFSLLLPENLNMQYKAEICQKCDECMLKECEHDAYVVIEDGELISGAMDEKAYGSFSGKILDTIMKEYGPNEARKFLDASTDLAISGIMKVGITTSTNDEEIPEEAKERIEAHLDSAEEKVDKLVEAYENNELEALPGRSLEETLEMKIMQVLGEARDKSGEIAESYFGMDNHSVIMATTGARASMLNLTQITACVGQQSVRGGRIDRGYIERTLPHFRKNELGAKARGFVHSSYKEGLDPIEFFFHAMGGREGLVDTAIRTAQSGYMQRRLVNALQDLNVRENGLVTDNRGMVIQTMFGEDGVDPAKSDYGKAADLDKIIDEMRVK, from the coding sequence TTGAAAGGAATAATAAAACAGATTTCTCAAATTAACTTTGGACTTATGTCTCCAGAGGATATTAGGAAAATGTCTGTTACTAAGATTGAAACTCCAGATACCTATGATGAAGATGGTTATCCAATTGAAAATGGATTAATGGATCCTCATTTAGGAGTCATCGACCCAAGTTTAAGATGTCGTGCTTGTGGTGCTAAAGGTGGAGAATGTCAAGGACATTTTGGTAGTATAGACCTGGCAAGGCCTGTTATTCATGTTGGATTTGGTGATACAATACATAAAATCTTACGTTCAACATGTAACTCTTGCGGCCGCATTCTTTTAACTGATAGTGAAATTGTAGATTATAAGGCAAGAATTGATGCTTTAAAAGAAAATGAAGAAAGTATCAATGATTTAATTAAAGAAATTTATACCTTGGCTAGAAGAGATAAATGTCCTCATTGCGAAGAAGAACAAGAAGACATTAAAATCGATAAACCTATTTCAATAATTGAAGGAGACTATAAATTAACTCCTAGTGAAGTTAGAGAAAAATTAGAAAAAATTACTGATGATGATGCTTATGTATTAGGAGTTAATCCTGAAGTAGCTAGGCCAGAATGGATGGTTTTAACAGTTCTTCCTGTTCCTCCAGTTACTGTTAGACCTTCTATTACTCTTGAAACTGGGGAACGTTCTGAGGATGATTTAACTCACAAGCTTGTTGATATTCTTAGGATTAACCAAAGATTAGTTGAAAACATGGAGGCTGGGGCTCCTCAGCTTATTGTAGAGGATCTATGGGAACTTTTACAATATCACGTTACTACTTACTTTGATAATGAAGCATCTGGTGTGCCTCCAGCTAGACATAGGTCTGGAAGACCTCTTAAAACATTAGCACAACGTCTTAAAGGGAAAGAAGGAAGATTTAGAAGTAATCTTTCTGGTAAAAGGGTTAATTTCTCTGCACGTACTGTAATATCTCCAGATCCTAATATAAGTATTAATGAAGTCGGGGTTCCTGAGATGATAGCTAAAGAAGTCACTGTTCCTGTCCATGTTAATGACTGGAATATTGATGAAATAAAAGAACATATTAACAATGGTCCTGATGTTCATCCTGGTGCTAACTATGTTATTAGGCTTGATGGAAGAAAAATAAGAGTTTATGATGAAACTAAGGAAGCTATTCTTGAGATGTTAGAACCTGGTTTTGTAGTAGAACGTCATTTAAAAGATGGAGATATTGTTTTATTTAATCGTCAGCCTTCACTTCACAGAATGTCAATGATGGCTCATGAAGTTAAAGTTCTTCCATATAAAACATTCAGACTTAATTTATGTGTATGTCCTCCATACAATGCTGATTTCGATGGAGACGAAATGAACATGCATGTTTTCCAAACAGATGAATCTAGAGCTGAAGCTAAATCTCTTATGAGGGTACAAGAACATATTCTCTCTCCAAGGTTTGGTGGACCAATTATTGGAGCTATTCACGATCATATTTCTGGTGCATATTTACTTACAAGAACTGGATCTACATTTACTGAAGAACAGGCTTTCCAAATTATAAGAAAGGCTAAACTCCCAATTCCCAAAAGAAAAAATAGAGATTGGGAAGGAAAAGAATTATTTAGTCTACTTCTACCAGAAAATCTTAATATGCAATATAAAGCAGAAATTTGTCAAAAATGTGATGAATGTATGCTTAAAGAATGTGAACATGATGCTTATGTTGTTATTGAAGATGGTGAACTTATTTCAGGTGCTATGGATGAGAAAGCATATGGTTCCTTTTCAGGTAAAATATTAGATACAATAATGAAAGAATATGGGCCAAATGAAGCAAGAAAATTCCTTGATGCTTCAACTGATTTAGCTATTTCTGGTATTATGAAAGTAGGTATTACTACTAGTACTAATGATGAAGAAATTCCTGAAGAAGCTAAAGAAAGAATTGAAGCTCATCTTGATAGTGCTGAGGAGAAAGTAGATAAATTAGTAGAAGCTTATGAAAATAATGAACTTGAAGCATTACCTGGAAGAAGTTTAGAAGAAACCCTTGAGATGAAAATTATGCAAGTTCTTGGTGAAGCAAGGGATAAATCTGGGGAAATTGCTGAAAGTTACTTTGGAATGGACAATCATTCTGTTATTATGGCAACTACTGGTGCAAGAGCATCCATGCTTAATTTAACTCAGATTACTGCTTGTGTAGGACAACAGTCTGTTCGTGGTGGACGGATTGATAGGGGTTACATTGAAAGAACCTTACCTCACTTTAGAAAAAATGAACTTGGTGCTAAAGCTCGTGGTTTTGTTCATTCAAGTTATAAAGAAGGACTTGATCCAATTGAATTTTTCTTCCATGCTATGGGAGGAAGAGAGGGTTTAGTTGATACAGCTATTCGTACTGCACAAAGTGGTTATATGCAAAGAAGACTTGTAAATGCTCTTCAAGATCTTAATGTAAGAGAAAATGGATTAGTTACTGATAACCGTGGAATGGTCATTCAAACCATGTTTGGTGAAGATGGTGTAGATCCTGCTAAAAGTGACTATGGTAAAGCTGCTGATTTAGATAAAATCATTGATGAAATGAGGGTAAAATAA
- a CDS encoding DNA-directed RNA polymerase subunit B'', which translates to MKSNTWGLVDAFFDKYDLVDHHIKSYNDFVNNRIQNIIDITEPIVLEQGEYTLETGKVEIQKPFTKEADGSKSLIYPTEARLRNLTYSAHMYLEMALNHGEEKNPLEKVYIGELPLMLKSDICHLNGLNQEELLVKGEDPQDPGGYFIVNGSERAVVTMEEIAPNKIILERLGEVEDRRAKAIVTSIKSGFRARISLEYRKPRKSGVFLRISFPYVPGEIPLVILLRALGMSTDEDIITAISDDFNFQMVIADDIQVSEAALKLDSKEMEGLSKEEREDYLQQAAIKYIGNRVAKGMTEEYRIKRAEDVIDRYLLPHMGVESDRRDAKAIYLAEMCEMLLQVIYEMREPHDKDHYTNKRLRVSGDLMEDLFRVAFTSLTRDMSYQLERSISRGKEPSIKQAVRSDVLTENIKHAIATGNWVGGRAGVSQLLDRTSYMGTLSHLRRVVSPLSRSQPHFEARDLHPTQFGKICPNETPEGPNCGLVKNLALMCKISEGSDSEEIKNVIKEMGIIQ; encoded by the coding sequence ATGAAGAGTAATACATGGGGATTGGTAGACGCATTTTTTGATAAATATGATTTGGTAGATCATCATATCAAATCATACAATGACTTTGTAAACAACCGTATACAAAATATAATTGACATAACTGAGCCTATTGTTTTGGAACAAGGGGAATATACTCTTGAAACAGGTAAAGTTGAGATACAAAAACCATTTACTAAAGAAGCAGATGGTTCAAAAAGTTTGATTTATCCTACTGAAGCTAGGCTTAGAAATTTAACTTATTCTGCACATATGTACCTTGAGATGGCATTAAATCATGGGGAAGAAAAAAATCCTCTTGAAAAAGTGTACATTGGAGAACTTCCACTTATGCTTAAGTCTGATATTTGTCATTTAAATGGCCTTAATCAAGAAGAACTTTTAGTTAAAGGTGAAGATCCTCAGGATCCTGGTGGTTATTTTATTGTTAATGGTTCTGAGAGAGCTGTTGTAACTATGGAAGAGATAGCTCCAAACAAAATTATTCTTGAACGTCTTGGTGAAGTTGAAGATAGACGTGCAAAAGCTATAGTTACCTCTATTAAAAGTGGTTTCAGAGCGAGAATCTCTCTTGAATATAGAAAACCTAGGAAAAGTGGAGTATTTTTAAGAATTTCTTTCCCTTATGTTCCTGGTGAAATACCACTTGTAATTTTACTTAGAGCTTTAGGAATGTCTACTGATGAAGATATTATCACTGCTATTTCTGATGATTTTAATTTCCAAATGGTAATAGCTGATGATATACAAGTTTCAGAAGCAGCATTAAAACTTGATTCTAAAGAGATGGAAGGACTATCTAAAGAAGAAAGAGAAGATTATTTACAGCAAGCAGCTATTAAATACATAGGTAATAGAGTTGCAAAAGGAATGACTGAAGAATATCGTATTAAACGTGCTGAAGATGTTATAGACAGATATTTACTCCCTCATATGGGTGTAGAAAGCGATAGAAGAGATGCTAAAGCGATTTATCTTGCTGAAATGTGTGAAATGTTACTTCAAGTTATTTATGAAATGAGAGAACCTCATGATAAGGATCATTACACTAATAAAAGACTCCGTGTTTCAGGAGATTTAATGGAAGATTTATTCCGTGTTGCATTCACAAGTTTAACAAGAGATATGAGTTATCAACTTGAAAGAAGTATTTCTCGTGGTAAAGAACCTTCAATTAAACAAGCTGTTAGATCTGATGTTTTAACAGAAAATATTAAGCATGCTATAGCTACAGGTAATTGGGTTGGTGGAAGGGCTGGTGTAAGCCAACTTCTTGATAGAACTAGTTACATGGGAACACTTTCACATCTTAGAAGAGTAGTTTCTCCTTTAAGTAGAAGTCAACCTCATTTTGAAGCTAGGGATTTGCACCCAACACAATTTGGTAAAATATGTCCTAATGAGACTCCAGAGGGACCTAATTGTGGTTTGGTAAAGAACTTAGCATTAATGTGTAAAATTTCTGAAGGTTCAGACTCAGAAGAAATTAAGAATGTAATTAAAGAAATGGGTATTATTCAATAA
- the rpoB gene encoding DNA-directed RNA polymerase subunit B: MNKAKIYINGELIGTCDDPDDFVSEMRQKRRSGEVSDEMNITYYNDTDEIYIFNDPGRARRPLILVKDGVPLLEEDHIEKMEKGDIKWEDLIKLGIIEYLDAEEEENSYIAMGLNYLNEDHTHLEIDPSTMLGICAGIIPFSDHNSSPRNTMEAGMTKQALGLYVSNYGLRTDTRAHLLHHPQTPLVKTRIIDATNYDKRPSGQNFVVAVMSFEGYNMEDALILNKSSLERGMSRSSFFRSYEASERRYPGGQEDKFEVPEKGVRGYRSEEAYRHLDEDGIVNPESYVESGDVLIGKTSPPRFLEEIDEFGTVAERRRETSVTVRHGEKGIVDAVLLTETVEGSKLAKIRVRDTRQPEFGDKFASRHGQKGVVGLILSQDDVPFTEEGVVPDLIVNPHAIPSRMSVGQVIEMVAGKAGCMEGQRIDGTPFNDDLEGEIKQALKDNGFESAGCESLYNGMNGERIEAEIFVGVAFYQKLHHMTTDKVYARSRGPVQVLTRQPTEGRAREGGLRFGEMERDCLIAHGAALALKERLLDESDKYEAIICGDCGMISVYDKIRDKKYCPICGDVDSYPVEISYAFKLLLDELKSLCIFPKLVLEDKA; this comes from the coding sequence GTGAATAAAGCTAAAATATATATAAACGGGGAATTAATCGGAACTTGTGATGATCCTGATGATTTTGTCAGTGAGATGAGACAAAAAAGAAGATCTGGTGAAGTTTCTGATGAAATGAACATTACTTATTATAATGACACTGATGAGATTTACATATTTAATGATCCTGGAAGAGCTAGAAGGCCATTAATATTAGTTAAAGATGGTGTTCCATTACTTGAAGAAGACCATATTGAAAAAATGGAAAAAGGTGATATTAAATGGGAAGATCTTATAAAATTAGGCATCATTGAATATTTAGATGCTGAAGAAGAAGAAAACTCATATATTGCAATGGGATTAAATTATTTAAATGAAGATCACACTCACTTAGAGATTGATCCTTCAACAATGCTTGGTATCTGTGCAGGGATTATTCCATTTTCTGACCATAATTCTTCTCCAAGGAATACAATGGAAGCAGGTATGACAAAACAAGCACTTGGTCTCTATGTATCTAACTATGGGTTACGTACTGATACAAGAGCTCATCTTTTGCATCATCCACAAACACCACTTGTTAAAACACGAATTATTGATGCAACAAACTATGACAAACGTCCTTCTGGTCAAAACTTTGTAGTGGCTGTTATGTCCTTTGAAGGGTATAACATGGAAGATGCACTTATTTTAAACAAATCTTCGCTTGAACGTGGAATGTCAAGATCTTCATTTTTTAGGTCTTATGAGGCTTCTGAGAGAAGGTATCCTGGTGGACAAGAAGATAAATTTGAAGTTCCAGAAAAAGGTGTAAGAGGGTATCGTTCTGAAGAAGCATATCGTCACTTAGATGAAGATGGTATTGTAAACCCAGAATCTTATGTTGAATCTGGAGATGTTCTTATTGGTAAAACTTCTCCTCCAAGGTTCCTAGAAGAAATTGATGAGTTTGGAACTGTAGCAGAGAGAAGAAGAGAGACTTCTGTTACTGTAAGGCATGGTGAAAAAGGTATTGTTGATGCAGTTCTTCTTACTGAAACTGTAGAAGGAAGTAAATTAGCTAAAATAAGAGTTAGAGATACAAGACAACCTGAATTTGGAGATAAATTTGCTTCAAGGCACGGACAAAAAGGGGTTGTAGGGCTTATTTTATCTCAAGATGATGTTCCATTTACAGAAGAGGGTGTAGTTCCAGATTTAATCGTTAATCCACACGCAATTCCTTCAAGGATGTCTGTAGGTCAGGTAATTGAAATGGTAGCTGGTAAAGCAGGTTGTATGGAAGGGCAAAGGATTGATGGAACTCCATTTAATGATGATCTTGAAGGAGAGATAAAACAAGCTCTTAAAGATAATGGTTTTGAATCAGCTGGTTGTGAATCTCTCTATAATGGTATGAATGGTGAGAGAATAGAAGCTGAGATTTTTGTAGGAGTAGCTTTCTATCAGAAACTCCATCATATGACTACTGATAAAGTTTATGCTCGTTCAAGAGGTCCTGTACAAGTTCTTACACGTCAACCTACTGAAGGTAGGGCTCGTGAAGGTGGTCTCAGATTTGGAGAAATGGAAAGAGATTGTTTGATTGCTCATGGAGCAGCTCTCGCACTTAAAGAAAGACTTTTGGATGAATCTGATAAATATGAAGCTATTATTTGTGGTGACTGTGGTATGATATCTGTTTATGATAAAATAAGAGATAAAAAATACTGCCCAATATGTGGGGATGTTGACTCATACCCTGTTGAAATATCTTATGCATTCAAGCTTCTATTAGATGAACTTAAGAGTTTATGTATATTCCCTAAATTAGTTTTAGAGGATAAAGCATAG